In one window of Methanolobus mangrovi DNA:
- a CDS encoding CxxC-x17-CxxC domain-containing protein: protein MGYNDRGGNSRGGGGGFRSTGPREMHKTTCSDCKQETEVPFKPSGDRPVYCRECFQKHRPARY, encoded by the coding sequence ATGGGATACAATGACAGAGGCGGAAACAGTAGAGGCGGCGGCGGCGGCTTTAGATCAACAGGTCCAAGAGAGATGCACAAAACAACTTGTTCAGACTGCAAACAGGAAACAGAAGTTCCTTTCAAGCCATCTGGTGACAGGCCTGTATACTGCAGGGAATGCTTCCAGAAGCACAGACCAGCAAGATACTAA
- a CDS encoding YwbE family protein has protein sequence MNPGSNRGNIKIGLSVGIVLKQDQKSGNITRGVVKKILTNSSSHPHGIKVQLEDGRVGRVKEIN, from the coding sequence ATGAACCCAGGTAGCAACAGAGGGAATATCAAAATAGGATTAAGCGTAGGAATAGTTCTCAAGCAAGACCAGAAGAGCGGAAATATAACCCGCGGTGTTGTCAAGAAGATCCTGACCAATTCCTCATCGCATCCGCATGGGATCAAAGTCCAATTGGAAGATGGCCGTGTTGGAAGAGTAAAGGAAATTAATTGA
- a CDS encoding DUF3795 domain-containing protein, translated as MPIKQIGCCGAYCKTCHPFKDGACIGCKPGYDTGERDISKAKCKIKICCIKREYNTCADCPEINSCPTINEFYSKNGYKYGKYKQATQFIKENGYIEFLNIADNWTNAYGKYK; from the coding sequence ATGCCAATCAAACAAATTGGCTGCTGCGGTGCATACTGCAAAACCTGTCACCCATTCAAAGATGGAGCCTGCATTGGGTGCAAACCAGGATATGACACCGGTGAGAGAGACATCAGCAAAGCAAAGTGCAAAATCAAAATATGCTGCATCAAACGAGAATACAATACTTGTGCTGATTGTCCTGAGATAAACTCATGTCCGACAATAAATGAGTTTTATAGCAAAAACGGATACAAATACGGCAAGTATAAGCAGGCCACTCAGTTTATCAAAGAGAATGGATACATAGAGTTTTTGAATATTGCTGATAACTGGACGAATGCTTACGGGAAATATAAGTAG
- a CDS encoding aldolase produces the protein MWREISRIGKKLVENRLVESHFGNISVRIGNRMLITRSGCALDEITEDGVVEVSIGGSCALDMIASSETIVHRAIYRSTPALAIVHAHCPFAVTLSLLAEGDSITPADSEGQYFLGEMPIVKGGIGSEELAQNLAASLASYKASIIYSHGTFAIGKVLDEAYVLTTQVEHSCKIKYWYDLAKKN, from the coding sequence ATGTGGCGTGAAATATCAAGGATCGGAAAAAAACTTGTGGAAAACAGGCTGGTGGAATCTCACTTTGGTAACATTAGTGTAAGAATTGGCAACCGTATGCTGATCACACGAAGTGGCTGTGCTCTGGATGAGATTACAGAAGATGGTGTTGTAGAAGTAAGTATTGGCGGTTCATGCGCTCTTGATATGATCGCATCGTCCGAGACTATCGTTCACAGGGCCATATACCGGAGCACGCCGGCACTTGCTATAGTTCATGCGCACTGTCCCTTTGCGGTAACACTCTCCCTGCTTGCAGAGGGGGACAGCATCACTCCTGCGGACAGTGAAGGGCAGTATTTCCTGGGGGAAATGCCTATTGTCAAAGGTGGGATAGGTTCCGAGGAACTTGCACAGAATCTTGCCGCATCTCTTGCGTCATATAAGGCATCGATCATTTACAGCCATGGTACCTTTGCCATCGGTAAGGTTCTTGATGAAGCCTACGTGCTAACCACTCAGGTAGAGCATTCCTGCAAGATTAAGTACTGGTATGATCTTGCAAAGAAAAACTAA
- a CDS encoding CDP-alcohol phosphatidyltransferase family protein yields MTFNALRPVASKILEPLARIIADAGISPNAISMLSLFFAALAGFLYYYSAFDPLLVLVAGLLVAVNSLLDAVDGLMARYLDIASARGDFLDHVIDRYSDVFIICGIFFGGYVDWQIGVAAIVGVLLTSYLGTQAQALHLGRYYGGIIGRADRLVLIMLSSVVYFVYQSTIYGFSSLGWMVIVIGAGSHITAFQRIAHIWKQLE; encoded by the coding sequence ATGACATTCAATGCTCTAAGACCCGTAGCTTCAAAAATACTTGAGCCGCTGGCAAGGATAATAGCCGATGCAGGCATCTCGCCAAATGCAATATCGATGCTCTCACTTTTCTTTGCAGCACTTGCAGGTTTTCTCTACTATTATTCGGCCTTTGATCCTCTTCTTGTATTGGTGGCCGGATTGCTGGTTGCGGTCAACTCCCTGCTTGATGCAGTGGATGGTCTTATGGCACGCTATCTTGACATAGCAAGTGCAAGGGGCGACTTCCTCGACCATGTCATTGACCGCTATTCTGACGTATTCATCATTTGCGGTATTTTCTTTGGCGGTTACGTGGATTGGCAGATAGGTGTCGCAGCCATTGTAGGCGTGCTGCTCACAAGTTATCTTGGCACACAGGCACAGGCACTTCACCTTGGACGGTACTACGGTGGCATTATCGGAAGGGCTGACCGGCTGGTACTTATCATGCTATCATCAGTTGTCTATTTTGTCTACCAGTCCACAATCTACGGTTTCTCCTCTCTTGGCTGGATGGTCATCGTCATCGGCGCAGGTAGCCACATAACAGCTTTCCAGCGTATCGCGCACATATGGAAACAGCTTGAATAA
- a CDS encoding archease, which yields MSSDMNKDFEYLEHTADAKFRAYGKTLEEAFQNAALAMLNVMVDTSSVKNSSSVDIELTSPDLDSLLFDWLSEILFVFEVDEMVFGSVRVNELNICDEECSMSATLSGEAMDLSVHVFDTEVKAATYNDMRIEKTDDGWMIQATVDT from the coding sequence ATGTCATCTGATATGAACAAGGACTTCGAGTATCTGGAACACACAGCAGATGCCAAATTCCGGGCTTACGGTAAAACTCTTGAGGAAGCTTTCCAGAATGCTGCCCTTGCCATGCTCAACGTTATGGTCGATACCAGTTCAGTGAAGAACAGCTCATCAGTGGACATTGAACTGACTTCCCCTGATCTCGATAGTCTTCTTTTTGACTGGCTTTCCGAGATACTTTTTGTTTTCGAGGTTGATGAAATGGTCTTTGGTAGTGTCAGGGTCAATGAATTGAATATCTGCGATGAAGAATGCTCCATGTCCGCAACACTGTCAGGGGAAGCAATGGACCTCTCTGTTCATGTGTTTGATACTGAAGTAAAAGCAGCCACATACAACGATATGAGAATAGAAAAGACCGATGATGGCTGGATGATACAGGCAACAGTGGATACCTGA
- a CDS encoding RtcB family protein, whose translation MSQENESSVHDILTKVDDNTWEVPANFKPGMNVPGRIFVSKTLLDILEKETIDQVANVASLPGIQKYSMAMPDAHLGYGFSIGGVAAFDKHEGVISPGGVGFDINCGVRLIRSNLSEEDVRPKLPELLDALFEAIPSGVGSKSRRKVNDKELDDIFVHGVRWAVENGYGVKGDISHCESNGTMPGADPSKVSIKARKRGRPQIGTLGSGNHFLEVQYVDKIYDEEAAKAFGLKEGQITFMIHCGSRGAGHQICTDHLQVLSQASKKYKITLPDKQLACAPAESEEAQDYFKAMTCAANYAWVNRQVIMHWSREVFDSFFKEEFGDLGLDLVYDVAHNVAKLEKHTIDGEVKEVYVHRKGATRAFPAGHPEVPEDYRNIGQPVIIPGSMGTASYILKGCPAAMELTFGSACHGAGRVMSRKSAKHDLRGEEIQNELKAQGIIVRATQPSLIAEEAPEVYKSSSDVVDVVHNLGIATKVARVLPMGVVKG comes from the coding sequence ATGTCACAGGAAAATGAAAGTTCAGTTCATGATATTCTTACTAAGGTCGATGATAATACCTGGGAGGTGCCCGCAAACTTCAAACCGGGGATGAACGTTCCCGGGAGGATATTCGTATCAAAGACCCTTCTGGATATACTCGAAAAGGAGACTATTGACCAGGTTGCCAATGTAGCTTCTCTCCCGGGAATTCAGAAATATTCAATGGCAATGCCGGATGCGCATCTGGGTTATGGTTTTTCCATTGGCGGAGTTGCTGCTTTTGATAAACATGAAGGTGTAATAAGTCCTGGTGGTGTTGGTTTTGATATTAATTGCGGAGTGCGTCTTATACGCTCCAATCTATCAGAGGAAGATGTCCGGCCGAAACTTCCGGAACTACTGGATGCTCTGTTTGAGGCTATACCATCAGGTGTTGGTTCAAAGAGCCGTAGAAAGGTCAATGACAAAGAACTCGATGATATTTTTGTACATGGGGTCCGTTGGGCTGTGGAGAACGGGTATGGTGTAAAAGGGGATATCAGTCATTGTGAGAGCAATGGTACCATGCCGGGCGCAGATCCTTCAAAGGTGAGTATAAAAGCCCGCAAAAGAGGCAGGCCACAGATCGGAACCCTTGGAAGCGGCAACCATTTCCTTGAGGTCCAGTATGTAGATAAGATATATGATGAGGAGGCAGCAAAGGCATTCGGCCTTAAAGAAGGACAGATAACCTTTATGATACACTGTGGTTCCCGTGGCGCAGGGCATCAGATATGCACGGACCATCTGCAAGTGCTTTCACAGGCTTCCAAAAAGTACAAAATAACACTCCCTGATAAGCAGCTAGCATGTGCTCCTGCTGAATCCGAGGAAGCACAGGATTATTTCAAGGCAATGACATGTGCGGCAAATTATGCGTGGGTCAATCGTCAGGTGATAATGCATTGGTCACGTGAAGTGTTTGACAGTTTCTTTAAAGAAGAATTTGGTGATCTTGGTCTTGATCTCGTTTATGATGTTGCCCATAACGTTGCAAAACTCGAGAAACACACCATTGATGGTGAGGTAAAAGAGGTCTACGTCCACAGGAAAGGTGCTACACGTGCATTTCCTGCAGGTCACCCTGAAGTGCCTGAGGACTATCGCAACATAGGACAACCTGTCATAATTCCGGGAAGTATGGGGACTGCATCCTATATTCTCAAAGGATGCCCTGCTGCAATGGAACTTACATTCGGTAGTGCCTGTCATGGTGCCGGAAGGGTCATGAGTCGTAAGAGTGCAAAGCATGACCTGCGTGGTGAAGAGATTCAGAATGAGCTGAAAGCGCAGGGAATCATCGTAAGGGCAACCCAGCCTTCACTTATAGCTGAAGAAGCGCCTGAAGTATACAAATCCAGCAGTGATGTTGTTGATGTTGTACATAACCTTGGAATTGCCACAAAAGTTGCACGTGTTCTCCCTATGGGAGTTGTCAAAGGTTAA
- a CDS encoding PUA domain-containing protein: MSNDDKNLKKVRIMADIQFGKGCGEILFPDGVTFQLSKTKRVRQIQYNGKHMATVRAKDGMLTLSIDGAVALHGMLAKPASRVVICEDAAPFVSKGKTAFAKHVMNVDPELRAGDEVIVVDESDTIMATGQLLLSPHEAIRMDRGPAVDVRRGIAQS; this comes from the coding sequence ATGAGCAATGATGATAAGAATCTCAAAAAAGTGCGAATAATGGCTGATATTCAATTTGGAAAAGGCTGTGGGGAAATCCTTTTCCCGGATGGGGTCACATTCCAGCTTTCAAAAACCAAGCGTGTCCGGCAGATCCAGTATAATGGGAAACATATGGCAACTGTCCGTGCGAAAGATGGTATGCTTACGCTCAGCATCGATGGTGCGGTTGCCTTGCATGGTATGCTTGCGAAACCTGCATCAAGAGTGGTCATCTGTGAGGATGCAGCACCTTTTGTATCAAAAGGTAAGACTGCTTTTGCTAAACATGTGATGAATGTTGATCCTGAACTAAGGGCAGGCGATGAAGTGATAGTTGTTGATGAGTCTGATACAATTATGGCTACCGGTCAATTATTATTGTCACCGCATGAAGCTATTCGTATGGACAGGGGTCCTGCGGTTGATGTAAGGCGAGGGATAGCACAATCCTAG
- a CDS encoding polymer-forming cytoskeletal protein yields MEEHTIVVDGDVIAGNHSDIKYGIIANSIILGERVSLSGDLISTGDTRIDIWSQIGGNVKTDKNAYIGEFVTIEGKLVVKSDLDIGNDVKINGGFEAKGWIVVRNPIPVIVYLFLYISELLRLGKDEEVEKALEDLFEDDVESIGLNSMIIPNGSKISMDSMKVPSNAIIGNKCRLVGNIRATSLEMANDTTLYGSIRTIQDVKLGTDNVIHGNIISRGNVYIASGTHVLGEINSQSITIHESARVDGVMRAPGGIIFERDEDAGLSDNELMQLDI; encoded by the coding sequence ATGGAAGAGCATACAATAGTCGTAGATGGGGATGTCATTGCTGGCAATCATTCTGATATCAAATACGGTATCATTGCAAATTCAATAATATTGGGTGAGAGGGTCTCTCTTTCCGGCGATCTGATATCTACAGGTGATACTAGGATCGATATCTGGTCACAGATTGGCGGTAATGTCAAAACCGATAAGAATGCCTATATTGGTGAATTTGTCACTATTGAAGGAAAACTGGTGGTAAAAAGCGATCTTGATATTGGCAATGATGTCAAGATAAATGGCGGATTTGAAGCCAAAGGATGGATAGTCGTAAGAAATCCTATTCCTGTAATAGTTTATCTTTTCCTTTACATTAGTGAACTCTTAAGGCTGGGGAAGGATGAGGAAGTTGAGAAGGCATTAGAGGATCTATTTGAAGATGATGTTGAATCTATTGGACTCAATTCCATGATAATTCCAAATGGTTCCAAAATATCAATGGATTCCATGAAAGTGCCATCAAATGCTATTATAGGGAACAAATGCAGGCTTGTTGGTAATATACGTGCCACTTCACTTGAAATGGCAAACGACACCACACTTTATGGAAGTATACGTACCATCCAGGATGTAAAACTCGGGACCGACAATGTCATCCATGGTAATATTATCTCAAGGGGAAACGTGTACATTGCAAGCGGCACTCATGTTCTTGGGGAGATAAATTCCCAGTCAATAACGATTCATGAAAGCGCACGTGTGGACGGTGTGATGCGGGCACCAGGCGGTATCATCTTTGAACGTGATGAGGATGCTGGCTTAAGTGACAATGAATTGATGCAATTGGATATCTAA